Within Lolium rigidum isolate FL_2022 chromosome 5, APGP_CSIRO_Lrig_0.1, whole genome shotgun sequence, the genomic segment ATGTGATTTCTTTCCAGAACGTTGGTTTGACCTTGTAGTTGTACTTCAAACTGACAACTCAATACTGCATGATCGCTTGACAAGCAGGTAGATAATCCAGTATCTCCAGTTATTTATCCTGGAGCAACGGAAGAAGTGATATGCTATGCTTGTgacacattttttttttgttcacaGAGGTTATATGGGTGCCAAGCTCACAAACAACATCGAGTGTGAGATTTTTCAAGTGCTTCTGGAAGAGGCGAGGGATAGCTACAAAGAGGATCTGGTGATGCCATTGCGAAGTGACAATGTCGAGGATATCAGTAGGAATGTGGGTACATTGACAGATTGGATAAACAATTGGAGACCACAATCCCAGTGAGCTAGTTCAGTCATATGTTTTATCCCAGTGAGCTAGTCCAGTCATATGTTTTCAGTATGGAGTTGGACTGCTTGAGGATTGTGTTGTCTGGAATGCTGATTGTAAATTAGCATATTTGGATTTTTTCCATGTTCAAAATTTGGAAACATAACCTCGGTGTTTAAAGCTTAGCATCAAAGGTTGTCCGTCGCCCTCACCTAACCGAACCCAAAGTTAGTCTTCGATATGCTTTCTGTCTGAGATATTGCTTAAGCTTTTGCAGGCATCTGGAGTACCCTGAACTTGATCTGGCTGATGCCTAACTGGTTCGAGGCTGGTACCATAATTTTGCCTCTGATTGTTCGAGTGAACACCCCCATGGTACTTGCTTTATCATGAGGTTTGACGCATTCCTTTAGATGCTTTTTAATTGTCTTTGAACCCTGAGAAAGTATATCCATTTAGACCATCCTCGGTTCTTTCTTGGTCACACAGTCTGGTGCTATTTGCTTACTCCTTGTAAGGGACAAAACTTTGTTTCCGAACTGCGGCATGGTTCTTTACTGGTTGATTGATTGGTGGTGTCTTAACTTTCTATCATATAGATGGCATGTGCTGTAATACATAAAGGGCACTTGTAAAAGTGTCATAAATTTACATACCATGAATAAAAATATTACCCTTTAACCGGTGACAGATATATTTGAGATGAATTCAGCAGTACATGTTTCTAAATAGAACACAGGGAGAACAGACCGTCGGTCTGGTGGCAAGGTGTGCGGGAGCGCACActgcccacccgggttcgaaccTTGGGTTCAGGAGTTTTCTTCTATATAAAAAATGCTAGTGCCTGGGTTGGTcgctttttaaaaaaaaaaaaaatagaacacAGGTTTAAGTTGACTTGTTGTGAACTATGAATTAGAGTTGTAGACACTCACAAATACGTAAACACTTATCTCTAGAAATGCATGCACGCACAACctaccctatgagcacctctaAGAGATTAGTTCAAGAAACTGATCCGGCGGTTACAACATGTGTCTCACTATCGGCGTGAATGTCACTCCCACAGCGGAGTACTAATATTTTTCCTACTAGTAAAGTATTCTCTAAAATCTTATTCAAAATAAAGGAAATCAAATCTTTGGAAAAACATCATAGCTAAATATTCAATTCCATATAAATGTTTGGAGttcaaaatatttatttttgaaCAAAATTCAATTGAAGGTTTAAAGGCCATTTGAATCCCACATACTATTATGTGAGAAAATAAATAGCTATAACCAAATTCCAAAGAGTGTCGAAAATACATCTCAAATAAAATCATAATCAATCAATTAATTGAATTATACAAATCCttttcaaaccaaaaaaaactcTGAGCAGCATtcaaatctatatctatacctaataataataaaggagctaaggtttctgccaaaattttcgtccaacttttttttgGACAATTttaacctcccaccaaatcgcataatacacaTGATTGCCATTGTACCGGTTCGTTTTATTCCGTCCGTCACAGCGCGACGCGTTTTGCAGATCGAACAGGAACCAAATCGTGTGGCTTTCGGTGTCTAGAGTCCTTGTAGACTTCTCGACCCAAGCCACCACAAGCGCAATCTCCCATAAATCCCAACCCTCTTTTTCCGATCCAATTAAATCGCCGCAGACCCGATCTCCCCCAAACTCTTCTGGCCCGAAAAATCTGCAGTGAAACAGGTGAACAAGGTCATGCGAAGAGCAAAATCAATGGCGCACGTTTACACCTTGGAGGCCGCGCCCCTGCCGGCGAGCTTCGGAGCTTGCCATCGCCGGAACCTAGACTGTGTGGAGGCCGCACAACCTCCCAGGAGCATCGTTCATCCTCCCGTTTCAACTTGAAACCGCTCTTCGCCTCTTCCCAATCTCCCTGTGTTCATCCTCAACTCCAATTCGGCCGGATCTCCTCTCCTGCCGCAACCGGCCTCTTCCTCTACTTATACATACACAATCCCTTCAATCTATCCCTCAAATCGGCTCCTCAAATTGGGGCGGCGCCGGTGCCCTCGATTTCGATTGGAATCGGTGGGAGGAACGGAATCGCCAGCTCCCGATCCCTCTGCTCCCGCCGAGATCTGGGCGCCCGCAGCCGAGCCCCCGTCTGCCGTCCCCGAAACCTCCCGAGTAAATGTCCCGACATGCTTTGTTTCTCCTGCCAGACCAGTTCCGCGCATCGACGGAGCTCCAACGGTCCAACCACTGCTCTTATCCGCTACCGACATTAAAGGAATTTGGATATGATTGGGAGACCGCGCGGAGCGGAAAGAGGGAAGTTTCTTCCTGTTACGTTCATGGAGCCATCAACGCGCAAACAAACATCGAAGCTTCGTGTTCATTGAGTGACTCAAGAGTCAAAGTTGCTGTCGCGCGACGACTCTCTGTCGATCTATGGTCTGGGTGATGGATCTTCAAAACATAGCTGGACATGACTTGCAGTGATGCGAAGCTCGCATCGGGTGACACCTCTGTTGTAGACCCTGATCTCTATGCTTTTGGGCTTCGCTGCCGTGGAGGTCGATTGCCGCGACGGTCGATTTGGTTATACGAGGACTAGACTCGGCTGTCAAGGAGCTCGCCAGGCCGTGGCCTTTCACCACATCTTGATTCGTTCGGCGTTatcgccgccaccggcggcgcgcGCAGTAAAGAGGGCCCAACGCCAACACTGGTCGTACGGCGACGGACGATAAGGTTGAGTAGCAGCGGCAGAGGTGGGACGTGGTCGATTGTAGATAGAGCAGAAAGACAACGAGGGTGAGGTGGATACTCCCGGGCTGTGCTGCACAGAGTGGGCAAGCAGATGCATCTGAAGCGCTTGAGCAAGAAAAATAACTAAATGCCGTTTATCTGATACCCACAAGCAGTTTTCCTGCATGTCCGAACTCATCTATCATTCCCAGGGACAATATGAAAAGATTGCTGGAGATTATTCCTAGCTTTTGCAGTCTGAGAAAGCCCTGCAATGGCATGCTTTGATGAGGGGGCCTTCATTCAGCTTTGAGTTATCTTGCTTTGACTACTAAAAGCTGCAGCGAGATCACATGATTTATCAAGGTTGCAGCATGTGTCCGAAGTATACATATAACACATGCAACCATGACAGAAGATTAAGAGTGCTGCCATCAAATTGACATGTCACGGATGCAGTGTAATGTATTGGATTCCTAGGATGGAGCAGTTTTCAGCTGGCTTGCTGTGAACTTCATGCAGCATATATGATGGATCGTAACATACCTAGCCCAAACTGAATTGCTAGCTGTGAATTCCATGCAGAAGCTCTGATCGATTTTAACGTACGCAGAGATAATTTCTTGGCTGTTTTCCTGTAAGTTCTCTTTACAACTCTAAAGCTTAAATTCAGATGCTGATCTTAGCATGTGTTTGGTTTGTGGTTAGTCGACCATTGTTCAACCAAGTTTTTTTTTCTAAGGTTTCGCTTCTGCTACCGGAATGGTAGGTTTTCTTCCGTGGGAATGGTAGTTACAAATCAGTGCATTCAGCAGCATATACTGTTAAAGTAGAAAAACTAAGTACTCTCATGTCCTTTTTCTGGCTTAGAATGATCATAATATTTATTTACACATCAGTTCACTTTGAACGGTCTCTTCCTTAGAACGTACTTACACAAGTACTACTGTTCCATTGTAAGATCCCATCACGGTATATCTCATCTATGTGGCAACATGATCCTCTTGAATTTCATTTAGGAGCCGTCTTTGCTAACGCCTTGATTTGCTCTTCGTTGGATGGGACTGTCGGCATTGCCTTTTGGAGAATGTGGCCGCCCCATGCTAGCTCTTCTATTCCGATTGCCTGACAAACGGCTTAAATTGACCTCTAATTTTTATTATTGCATTTTGAAAATTAAAAATTTGATGCTATGCTATTTCACATTACACTACCTTACTATGGATTCGACTAATATACGGATTTAGCACATGAACTGGTATTAGATTTGGCgtaaaccgtagcaacgcacgggctttgTGCTAGTTATAAAAAACAAAGTAGAAAATATGAAATGGCAATAAAAAACAGAAGAAACAAATAACAAACCAGTCGAACCAGGCCGCAGGCCACTAACCTagtcctcttttttctttttcttttttgcggACGGATGACCAACCCACGGTCCAACCTAGCCCAGCCGAAGCTTTTCACTTGGATTTCCTTCCCTGCTGTTGCAAAAATCTGTCAAAAAAATGGGTTGCTAAAATAATCCGGGACGAGGGGTTCTCACCTGGGGAAAGGACGGGGATACCGGGCGGGAGGATCTCTGGCAACCAAATGATCCCTTACACAGAACCCTAGTCCTTGGAATTCCTCCGATCCAGCAATGGCTCCGGCGGCTGAGGAGTGGTTCATCCTGTACGGCGTCCCGAAGGTTGTGGCGGAGGAGGAAACTATCTTCCAGGAATCCACCAACGTGTCCTTCACCTTCAACAAAGCCCCGCTCCCCTCCCACGTAACCGTCGCGGACAACGCCCTCATCCGCACCGGCTTCTTCAACTACCCCTACATCGCGGCCGCCAGCCGCTGCGGCATCCTTCTCCTGTGCGGCCACTCCGAGCAGATCGGCTTCACCTACTACCTGTGCGACCCGCTGATCCGCAGGACGCTGGGCATCGTCCCTCCCGACGGCGACGGCCTGAGCTGCCGCTTTTCCGTCGGCCTCATCAGCGACCGGAGCGACACGCACCTCATGGTCGCGGAGCTCAACCCGTCGTCCCTCGCGGAGCATGGCCGCGTCACGCTCCGCTGCACGTTGGACATGTGCTCCTGGGTCGACAAGGAGTCCGCCGAGTGCTCCGACAtcgtggagaggagagaatggaggggCGACGGCGTCCTCACCCACAAATTCTTCCTCTGGTGGTTCGACCTCTCCTACTGCATCCTCGCCTGCGACCCCTTCGCCGACAAGCCGCGGTTCCACCAGATCATGTTCCCGTCCGTTCCCGACGCTGCGCCGTTCTACCCGAACCCCATCTACGGCGACGTGTACCGCTGCTTGAAGGTCAGCAATGGCAGGCTGCGTTACGTCCAGATCCACGGTACCTCCCCTGAAAAGATGGAGGTGAGCATGTGGACGCTGTCCTCCAATGATCCGGCGGATGCCAAATGGACGAACCGGGTGGATGTGCCGTTTGAGAGGATCTGGGACGACCCGAGCTACAGGTCGAAAGGGCTGCCTCCGCAGGTCGTCCCTGCTGTGGTGCTCGTCCACCCCATGCGCGCCAGCGAGGTCTACTTCTGCCTTCCCACGCACATCTTCTCCGTCAACctcaacgagaagaagacggTGGACTGCGAGGAGTTCAGCGTTCAGGTGCCGCCGCACAAAATCTGCTCATCCCGCCTGGTCCATGCTTGGCGGTTGCCGGTGGGGTATACGAAACAGTCTGGTACCATCTTGTTCCTATTCCGTCTCCTCTGATTTGGGATTTGCTTGTCAGGCAATAACATGATAAATTGTTTGCAACAGTTGATTTCATGGAGCACATAGAGCATATATTCTAGTTATTACTCGATTTAAtgcatgattatttgatggatgcACTATCAAGTTCCAAGCACATAGCTGTTTAATTTTGACTGCACACCCTTTTCCAAACCCCAAGCTGCTTTAAATTCTTATACCAACGAGCGTATATTGATAGATTCATTCTATCCTGAAACCTCAGTATTTAAtctttcgcatggtgtccagaatTAGAGGCTGGCAACTTGGATGCCAAAAATTGTAAAATTCTCTTAACTATTTCGTTCGGTCGTGTACTCATATATGTAGTTCTGGCCAAATTTATGTTTGCTTGTGTATGGTCCTAAATTATGATCATACTCTGGGACTTCAAATTTTATATCTTCTATTAATATGAAGGGCCTGGGCTGTCACGTGTCATGGAATGTCAGTTCGTGAATCGATGGAGCTCTGTGGAGGATTTCCATACCAAAGCTGAAATGATCATCAGGTAAGCCTATTTTTCACCCAAGTAGACTGATACTTCTTGCATTGTATATAtgatactacctccgtctcagtttaacaGACGCGCAAGTAGTTTAAGAAATTGCTTTAACCATTATTTtaatcaataaaatataaaatatatatcataaaaattatatcattggaaagcttttttgcatacgaatctaataatatagattttgtagacataaaatttatattttgttgaccaaatctaTGGTCAAACTTTGTCTTAAACTACGTGCGTGCATGTTaatctgagacggagggagtagtagtaaCACCAATGTTTCGCTGTAAAATAAGTCCCTTTCCGTTGTATGTTTCATAGCCTAATGAATGTAATCTCGTTCTCAATTGGTTCAGGTCGCGTCCTAAACCACATGATGACTGGGGTATGTAGAAGATCTAAGCTCCCAACTGTTCTATTCCAGTATTTTGGGCAGAGAATGTTTTTTCATTTATTGGTTATGCTTTTGGGCTAAATGAAGTACACGAGAACAGTTTTTTTTCCTGGGCACTTCCTGTACGATTGCTGCCTAAATATTGGAGCATTATGTATGTGCAGGTCTTGAGGATATTGATGAGGATAGATATGACTCAGACACCAGCATGACGGAGGAGATTTAGGTCTGTTTTGCCAATCAGCCAGCCAGCCACCCACTTACCCCGTGTCGGCTTCTTCACTTTCACTTGTGTTGCTTTTACCATGCTGGCAGTTTAGGTTGTTGTGTGGCCTTCTAGCAGCATCAACTCATTTGGAGTTGTCAGAACATAACTTGGAAAGTATGCGTGGTGGCCGTGCCCTTGGTTATTAGATTGTTGGATAAATTATTGTAGAAGTACCACAATATTTTGGGTACAAGTACTCTAGAAATGCTCTTGTGAAAACATTGTTGAAATAATATAGACGTGCTATTATAGCTAAGGTTTGGAATTTTTTCCCGCACCTGCAGGATGATCATGATACGGTGAAAAAATAGAATAGTATGGACAAAAATCACCAGTGGGTCGTGAGGCGATGAAAAAGAAGAGTAGTATGGCAGATTGGCGGTAGCACTACATTGTGGAGGGTACAAGTACTCTAGAAATGCTATTGTGAAAACATTGTTGAAATAATATAGACGTGATATTATAGCTAAGGTTTGGAACTTTTTTTCCACGCCTGTAGGATGATCATGATGCGGTGAAAAAAGAGGATAGTATGGACAAAAATCACTAGCTGACCGTGAGGCGATGAAAAAAAAAGAGTAGTATGGCAGATTGGCGGTAGCACTACATTGTGGAGCATGCGTTGCCCGGAGAGAGAACATGGTGTGCTGGCTGAAAGAGGCAATGGATGGTGGAGCAATTTTTTTTGTAGATAATAACGTAAATAAGGCGGTAGTAATTTTACCGGTTGTTTTAAGATTTGCTACGGAAGAAGCCAGTAGTATTTTCCCCGCTGAAAGAAGACAACGAACAGTGGAATAAGTGCAGTAGCATAGGCACAAACGATGGggtaattatattttttcgaagataCCGTAGAAGAAGGGTAGTATTTTTCTGGCGTGAAGGAGGCGACGAACAGTGGTTGAAAAGAACCATATGTCATATAGAGAAAGAAAAGGAAGGAATTCATGGCAGTCGTTGGTGAGAGACAAGCGTGAGGAAGAAGCCACGTTCATTGGCACAATGTTGAAAATGGGATTTGTTCTCGAGCTATCAATTAGTAGAATGATGTGTATATTTATTGTTTCATTACATAGCAATGTGCGGACACCTAGCTTGAAAATGAGGTAAGTATATGGGTTTTTTTTACTTTCTAGGCATATGACTATTACCTTTTTACCGAATCATATCTTATAAAGGATAATTTTATTGTTTCTGTAATACTATATTGTTCTATGTTTCTATACAAGTGTATTTCCAGGTATATTTTATTTACAGTTGCACAGATAAAATTAAATTTTTACAAACCGTGGCAATGCACCAACGCACATTATACTATTTTTGATGGTTGGGCTTTTCAAACTACCGATGCACCTCGACTATGAAACTAGCACCATTCCTATTTTCATAAAAAAAACTAGCACCATTCCTGACAACCCTTAACACATACTTTCTCCATTCCAAAAAGAAGTTTCTAGCTAAAACATGTATATATGCATCCGTATCAAATAAAGTTGGGAAGTTTTACAAACATGTATATATGCATCCGTATCAATTCTACAGTTTCCGCCCATCAACTACCACCGCTCTTTTCATTTTACATTTTTTTAGAGTACCAGGTTGGTGACCCACTCCAGCAAAACAACACCATTCCTTCGCATATCAGCACAGGATCATCGGAGTAACAGGGCAGCACGCTTGCATGTAGCTTCTGCATGAATTTGTTTTCCTCTGAGGCTCTTGTACCTGCACAATGAAAAAGGCTTCAGAAATCACAAGTATCAACTAATGCTTGGCAAGCAGCAAGCTCCAATAACTACGAGTCAATGAGTTAGCGCTTCCAATTTTTCTTCTCACCGTAACTGCCCGTAACTGAAGCTTATCTTCGGATAACACTCTCATACAGCATGCATCTCGAATTGCTGGACTCGAAGTGACACTGAGCTATTTGTTCACACAATCACAATGAAACTTTAAATAAAAGAACACATTTGGTGACTTAGATTTTGGTTTACTTACTCTACCATGTATAACTTTTATGTTCATGCTCATTTCATGTTATGAGTAACAAAAAAGAGAATTTTTTGAGAAATGATAAATCAGAAGGGAAACATGAAAAGAAAATAGTGAAGACAGTACTATTACCATAATGGGTGAATCATAGTATATGCTGCCTCAATTCAGAGAATAAAGACTTATTAGATTTTGGTTTACTTACTCTACCACTATGATAGGACGGAATGCCAAGAACCTAGACCCAAACAGAAGAAACCAAGGGAGGGAATCTTCCCCAGTTGGTCAACGTTTTTATGCTtctaattattaagacataaagatCCAATTTAACCAAATCTCCTTGCGAAATCTCTTGAACCTTTGAAACAAAAAGCGACCACAAGTGTACAAGTAGTAGCTCCAAATATCTAGGGACATGGAACATAGAATACATACTGGGTGGTAGGGGGAGATATGGCACACATCGGTACCACTATGATAGGACAGAATGCCAAGAACCTAGACCCAAAGAGAAGAACTTTTTGTACTAGCAAAGATGAAAACGGCAACTTCAAACTTTAAAAGTTCTTTTGCATCCATGTTCAGACTTAACTTGTACACAAGGAGAATAAATAAAGTGCTGTTCTCATTAATAACTTTTTCCAAAATTGTGGTTCTAATCACCCTTCCAAGTAAATTATTTCAAAGCCTATAAGTTGCACTCAACAATTTGGCAAGTTATTTAGCTCTACAATAGTTTTGGTATCTACATAACTCGAAATTTAACTTGGTATAATTGCCTGGAGGGTAATGTTGAATGGAAAAACCCTTGTCGGACACATACCATGTACCCATCATTGTTGGCATATGTGTCATGTACCTTCTACTCCCTGCTGCATGCACCAAAGCTCCCCACTGAAACTAATCACACTTGTTTTGTATTGCTTTGCCATCCCCTACTCAAATCCAAAATCATAAAGTTCCAAACTTCTCACTGGTACGAATGGTAAAACAAAATGGCTTCATAAACACCAGGCTATCATCAAACTTCTCCTGCTCACGGAAGAAGATATGATTAAAACAGGTGAGGGCTGGCAGTTGGTTCTTCTGGACAAGACAAAAAAGAAATGCACCAGGCAAAATTATGTAAACTATCTAGATGCTAACCTGTGTGTTACCTCTGAAAACACGTCATTAGACCCAAAAGGGAAGAAGCCACTGGGGAACCACCAACCAGAAACCAGCAAGGAAACAATGAAAATGAAGACAGGCCTTCAGAAATGGAAGCCACCGGATTAGGGATGGCTCAAGGTTAATGTTGATGGCTCTTACATCGCTGAAACAGGGCAAGCTTCGGTTGGAATCGTCATTTGGGACCGTACGGGTCAAGCTGTGCTTGCTGCTGGCAAGTATCTTCAAAACTGTTGTGACGCCCAGAGTCTGAAGCTCTGGCTGCCAGAGAGGGAGCCTGTCTAGCTGCCCAATGGTGTGACAAGCCTGTGATTTTCGAATCTGACTGCTCCACTATTACACAGGTTATCCAGAGCAAAGAACAACATCTGTCTAATCTCAAAAGTCTTCTACATGATTTCAATATGTATGCATCAAACCTGACACAATGGAGTTGGGCatgaaaaaagaaatcaaaacaaTGTAGCACATGTAATAGCTAGATATACTATGTCTACTGGGTTAGATTACTGTTGGAACAGAAACTTCCCAGATTGTGTGGAAGAGGCCATGGCTACTGATTGCAAACGTACTGTACTCCACGATGAATGAATGAAATTGTTTGGCCCtcaaaaaaataataatattcAAACACCATATAGTCAGCACAATATAGACTATCAATAACAAGAAAATGGCAAGCTTCAGGAGAGCTCCTGCTGCTATTTTGTTATTCCAAACTTCCCACCGGTACCAATGGAAAAAAAAAGGCTTCATAATATTCCAACACCATATCGTCTATGCCAGAAGTAGCTACTGCCGGCGCTGCAGTTCAGTGCGCCAGAGAAGTAAAAAGTGTTACCGACGCACTAGGTTTGGTTCGCCGGCGCTATGGTTTTTAAGGATAAAAAAAAGCTGCACGTAGCTGCAGGCTCTCCACACCACAACTGGCAGGGACATTTACAGATACCACCCTAAAAGGAAACTAAAAACGCAATCGGTTCTCCAATGtcttcctccaccgccggccggaGCTCCGTGTTGCCGCCCTTGCCGTGCCGGCAGGAGCTCCGTGTCGCCGCCCTTGTTGTGCCAGCCGGAGGCGTCCTTGCTGCCGTGGCCGTAATAGACGGAGAGGAAGTGCCCGGGCAAGCGGCAGGACACGCGGTcgaggccgccggccgccgcggctcCGGTGACCACACTGGGAGGAAGGGGACGGCCTCGACTACCGCAGTGCCCTTGACGAGGTTGACCtcgccggctcgtcaatggagagGTGGAGTTCTGCGGAGTCCGGCAGCGCGAGGCCACGAGTTCCAAAAAAAAGTTTCTAGCTAAAGTTCCAAAAAAAAGTTTCTAGCTAAAACATGTATATATGCACCCATATCAAATAAAGTTGGGAAGTTTTACAAACATGTATATATGCATCCGTATCAATTCTACAGTTTCCGCCCATCAACTACCACCGCTCTTTTCATTTTACATTTTTTTAGAGTAGCAGGGAGGTGACCCACTCCAGCAAAACAACACCATTCCTTCGCATATCAGCACAGGATCATCGGAGTAACAGGGCAGGAGGCTTGCATGTAGCTTCTGCATGAATTTGTTTTCCTCTGAGGCTCTTGTACCTGCACAATGAAAAAGGCTTCAGAAAATCACAAGTATCAACTAATGCTTGGCAAGCAGCAAGCTCCAATAACTACGAGTCAATGAGTTAGCGCTTCCAATTTTTCTTCTCACGGTAACTGCCCGTAACTGAAGCTTATCTTCGGATAACACTCTCATACAGCATGCATCTCGAATTCCTGGACTCGAGTGACACTGAGCTATTTGTTCACGCAATCACAATGAAACTTTAAATAAAAGAGCACATTTGGTGACTTAGATTTTGGTTTACTTACTCTACCATGTATAACTTTCATGTTCATGCTCATTTGATGTTATGAGTAACAAAAAAGAGAATTTTTTGAGAAATGATAAATCAGAAgggaaacatgaaaaaaaaaatagtgaaGACAGTGCTATTACCATAATGGGTGAATCATAGTATATGCTGCCTCAATTCAGAGAATAAAGACTTCTTAGATTTTGGTTTACTTACTCTACCACTATGATAGGACGGAATGCCAAAAACCTAGACCCAAACAGAAGAAACCAAGGGAGGGAATCTTCCCCAGTTAGTCAACGTTTTTATGCTTTATGTGCTtctaattattaagacataaagatCCAATTTAACCAAATCTCCTTGCGAAATCTCTTGAACCTTTGAAACAAAAAGCGACCACAAGTGTACAAGTAGTAGCTCCAAATATCTTGGGATATGGAACATAGAATACATACTGGGTGGTAGGGAGAGATATGGTACACATCGGTACCACTATGATAGGACAGAATGCCAAGAACCTAGACCCAAAGAGAAGAACTTTTTGTACTACGAAAGATGAAAACGGCAGCTTCAAACTTTAAAAGTTCTTTTGCATCCATGTTCAGACTTAACTTGTACACAAGGAGAATAAATAAAGTGCTGCTCTCGTTAATAACTTTTTCCAAAATTGTGTTTCTAATCACCCTTCCAAGTAAATTATTTCAAAGCCTATAAGTTGCACTCAACAATTTGGCAAGTTATTTAGCTCTACAATAGTTTTGGTATCTACATAACTCGAAATTTAACTTGGTATAATTGCCTGGAGGGTAATGTTGAATGGAAAAGCCCTTGTCGGACACATGCCATGTATGTGTCATGTACCTTCTACTCCCTGCTGCATGCACCAAAGCTCCCCACTGAAACTAATCACACTTGTTTTGTATTGCTTTGCCATCCCCTACTCAAATCCAAAATCATAAAGTTCCAAACTTCTCACTGGTACGAAAGGTAAAACAAAATGGCTTCATAATATTCAAACACCAGGCTATCATCAAACTTCTCCTGCCCACGGAAGAAGATATGATTAAAACAGGTGAGGGCTGGCAGTTGGTTCTGCTGGACAAGACAAAAAAGAAATGCACCAGGCAAAATTATGGAAACTATCTAGATGCTAACCTGTGTGTTACCTCTGAAAACACGTCATTAGACCCAAAAGGGAAGAAGCCACTGGGGAACCACCAACCAGAAACCAGCAAGGAAACAATGAAAATGAAGACAGGCCTTCAGAAATGGAAGCCGCCGGATTAGGATGGCTCAACGTTAATGTTGATGGCTCTTACATCGCTGAAACAGGGCAAGCTTCGGTTGGAGTCGTCATTTGGGACCATACGGGTCAAGCTGTGCTTGCTGCTGGCAAGTATCTTCAAAACTGTTGTGACGCCCAGAGTCTGAAGCTCTGGCTGCCAGAGAGGGAATCTGACTGCTCCACTATTACACAGGCTATCCAGAGCAAAGAACAACATCTGTCTAATCTCAAAAGTCTTCTACAGTACATGATTTCAATATGTATGCATCAAACCTGACACAATGGAGTTGGGCatgaaaaaagaaatcaaaacaaTGTAGCACATGCTAGAAACGGGAAGGTCTAGTTTTGGTATACCTTTCC encodes:
- the LOC124654365 gene encoding adenylate kinase isoenzyme 6 homolog, producing the protein MAAKRASARARPNVLVTGTPGTGKTTTCALLADAAAVAHVNIGDLVRDKGLHDGWDEGLECHVINEDLVCDELEDRMEEGGMLVDYHGCDFFPERWFDLVVVLQTDNSILHDRLTSRGYMGAKLTNNIECEIFQVLLEEARDSYKEDLVMPLRSDNVEDISRNVGTLTDWINNWRPQSQ